From Planctomycetota bacterium, one genomic window encodes:
- a CDS encoding LUD domain-containing protein has product MQDAKKIICRVPGMALGNVELDTLDLPAHVHDIDVAILPGMFGVAENAAVWVTDAGIKHRVVYFLPQHLVLVVPRAEIVNHLHEAYARLQFPGAGYGLFISGPSKTADIEQSLVIGAHGPRSLTVVLVGAYDTSSATASAASAQPIDPRFTGY; this is encoded by the coding sequence ATGCAAGACGCCAAGAAGATCATCTGCCGCGTGCCCGGTATGGCGCTGGGCAACGTAGAACTCGATACGCTCGATCTGCCGGCTCACGTGCATGACATCGACGTGGCGATCTTGCCAGGCATGTTTGGCGTGGCCGAGAACGCCGCCGTTTGGGTGACCGACGCCGGCATCAAGCATCGCGTGGTTTACTTCTTGCCGCAACATCTGGTGCTGGTCGTGCCGCGCGCGGAGATCGTCAATCACCTGCACGAAGCGTACGCGCGGCTCCAATTTCCCGGCGCAGGCTACGGGCTGTTTATCTCGGGGCCGTCCAAGACAGCCGACATTGAACAGTCGCTAGTCATCGGCGCGCACGGTCCCCGGTCGTTGACCGTGGTGCTGGTCGGCGCGTACGATACGAGTTCAGCCACGGCGAGCGCGGCCTCGGCCCAGCCGATCGACCCCCGCTTCACCGGATACTGA
- the prfB gene encoding peptide chain release factor 2 → MATKQARLAAIEQEISAPEFWDSPQKSQAVMSERKSLSLLVKPVVELEKSLDDVGAMLEMGSDDATFNDEARAELIRLEPLVDDIETKALLNGPHDAAGALVSINSRDGGVDASDWAEMLLRMYIMWAEKNGYDVEVLDRQDNEEAGISSATIAVRGPMAYGYLKGETGMHRLVRISPFNAEGKRQTSFAAVDVSPEVNDDVQIELRDEDIREDVFRASGAGGQHVNKTSSAIRLTHLPTGIVVSCQNERSQHKNRALAIKMLKARLARAEEEKREAAQAAKYQSQAKTGFGSQIRNYFLHPDQRVKDSRTGHLVGNFQSVLDGNALQGFLDAFLRWRVGQGPAVVDNDE, encoded by the coding sequence CTGGCCACGAAGCAAGCCCGGCTGGCGGCGATCGAACAGGAAATCTCCGCGCCCGAATTCTGGGACAGCCCGCAAAAGTCGCAAGCGGTGATGAGCGAGCGGAAATCGCTGTCGCTGTTGGTCAAGCCGGTGGTCGAGCTGGAAAAGTCGCTCGATGACGTCGGCGCTATGCTGGAAATGGGGTCGGACGACGCCACGTTCAACGACGAAGCTCGCGCCGAGCTGATCCGGTTGGAACCGCTGGTCGACGATATCGAGACCAAGGCCTTGCTCAACGGCCCGCACGACGCGGCCGGCGCGCTCGTGTCGATCAACTCGCGCGACGGTGGCGTCGATGCCTCGGACTGGGCCGAGATGCTGCTGCGAATGTACATCATGTGGGCCGAGAAGAACGGCTACGACGTCGAAGTCCTCGATCGGCAAGACAACGAAGAAGCCGGCATCTCGAGCGCCACGATCGCCGTCCGCGGGCCAATGGCCTATGGCTACTTGAAAGGCGAGACGGGCATGCACCGGCTGGTCCGCATCAGCCCGTTCAACGCCGAAGGAAAACGCCAGACGAGCTTTGCCGCGGTCGACGTCTCGCCCGAGGTCAACGACGACGTGCAGATCGAACTCCGCGACGAGGATATTCGCGAAGACGTGTTCCGCGCCAGCGGGGCCGGCGGCCAGCACGTCAATAAAACGTCGAGCGCCATTCGTCTGACCCACCTTCCCACCGGCATCGTGGTGAGTTGCCAGAACGAGCGAAGCCAGCACAAGAATCGCGCCCTGGCGATCAAGATGCTGAAAGCGCGGTTGGCCCGGGCCGAGGAAGAAAAGCGCGAAGCGGCGCAAGCGGCCAAGTACCAGTCGCAGGCCAAGACCGGATTCGGCTCGCAGATTCGCAACTACTTCTTGCACCCGGACCAGCGGGTCAAGGACTCGCGAACCGGTCACCTGGTCGGCAACTTTCAAAGCGTGCTGGACGGCAACGCCCTGCAAGGGTTTTTGGACGCATTTCTGCGCTGGCGCGTCGGGCAAGGGCCGGCGGTGGTAGATAACGACGAATAG